Proteins found in one Kluyveromyces marxianus DMKU3-1042 DNA, complete genome, chromosome 2 genomic segment:
- the ARO4 gene encoding 3-deoxy-7-phosphoheptulonate synthase ARO4, which produces MSATPQPMFHEQEDVRILGYDPLVSPALLQAQVPASPECLATAQRGRKESVDIITGKDDRVLVIVGPCSIHDLDQAQEYAKMLKALSDELKDDLCIIMRAYLEKPRTTVGWKGLINDPDVDNTFNINKGLQVSRQLFVNLTSLGLPIGSEMLDTISPQFLADLLSFGAIGARTTESQLHRELASGLSFPVGFKNGTDGTLGVAVDAVQAASHPHHFMGVTKHGVAAITTTKGNEHCFVILRGGKKGTNYDPASVAEAKAQLPEKGVLMIDYSHGNSNKDFRNQPKVNDVVCEQIANGEDKIIGVMIESNINEGKQCIPPEGKAGLKYGVSITDGCISFETTTEVLRKLAAAVRARRELKKKAAK; this is translated from the coding sequence ATGTCAGCTACACCACAACCTATGTTccatgaacaagaagacgTTAGAATCTTGGGTTACGATCCATTAGTGTCACCAGCACTACTTCAGGCCCAAGTTCCAGCTTCTCCTGAATGTCTAGCAACAGCTCAAAGAGGTAGAAAGGAGTCTGTTGATATTATTACCGGTAAAGATGACAGAGTGCTGGTTATCGTCGGTCCATGCTCCATCCACGATTTGGATCAAGCACAAGAGTACGCTAAGATGTTGAAGGCTCTTTCGGATGAGTTGAAGGACGATTTGTGTATCATAATGAGAGCTTACTTAGAAAAGCCAAGAACCACTGTTGGCTGGAAGGGTTTGATCAACGATCCAGATGTCGACAACactttcaacatcaacaaaggTTTGCAAGTATCCAGACAATTGTTTGTAAATTTGACCAGTCTGGGATTACCAATTGGTTCTGAGATGTTGGACACTATCTCTCCTCAATTCTTGGCTGATTTGCTATCTTTCGGTGCCATTGGTGCTAGAACTACCGAGTCTCAATTGCACAGAGAATTGGCCTCTGGTTTATCCTTCCCAGTCGGTTTCAAGAACGGTACCGACGGTACATTGGGTGTTGCCGTCGATGCTGTCCAAGCTGCCTCTCACCCACATCACTTCATGGGTGTTACCAAGCACGGTGTTGCTGccatcaccaccaccaagGGTAATGAACACTGCTTCGTTATTCTAAGAGGTGGTAAGAAGGGAACAAACTACGACCCTGCTTCCGTCGCTGAAGCCAAGGCTCAGTTGCCTGAAAAGGGTGTTCTAATGATCGACTACTCCCACGGTAACTCCAACAAGGACTTCAGAAACCAACCTAAGGTTAACGATGTCGTCTGTGAACAAATTGCCAATGGTGAAGATAAGATCATCGGTGTCATGATCGAATCTAACATCAACGAAGGTAAGCAATGCATTCCTCCAGAAGGTAAGGCTGGCTTGAAATACGGTGTCTCCATCACTGACGGATGCATAAGTTTCGAAACAACCACCGAGGTCCTACGTAAGCTAGCTGCTGCCGTAAGAGCTAGAAGAGAACTAAAAAAGAAGGCCGCTAAATAA
- the BBP1 gene encoding Bbp1p → MWGDDSSSENTGGLFKWTVDALFRRDASPSVKYKDNDRGTYVDSAKVRSRPRERSSSFSDLDIYSKFELLPDEEDPELLRPVSTNGLFDEKQNTNTFHTRRNRRDRPVGDTPSIRRAPNPDDPVISALFGEAPTRGTAAPAAPAATDYLPGRTDRDEFLPGKFPSPTRPMSNRQTGREDEFAPQAQRVHDYTPEYVSILDKLSLNSKALRDLKLDVQQKQKYGMERETELKDKYLQIRQELIQELKQSKMIYDNYCKLYFKYKELKKRPLMPNQPLVSNTSMLEKIRSLESKVVDLSIENDRLEKEAEQQRLSFELKQQELQNKFEVERLVYERRIQELQDKVHEMSTGIAVGTDIGTGTGASNNNNDNSFYRNHLHTSSTTATTATPLSDSTASPYKEYNNTIDTQFLRNLVK, encoded by the coding sequence ATGTGGGGTGATGATAGCAGCAGTGAAAATACTGGAGGGTTGTTCAAATGGACTGTTGATGCGTTGTTCCGTAGAGATGCGTCTCCGTCAGTTAAGTACAAAGACAACGATAGAGGGACGTACGTGGATAGTGCGAAGGTGAGATCGCGGCCAAGAGAAAGGTCGtcttcattttctgatCTTGACATTTATTCAAAGTTTGAGCTTCTGCCagacgaagaagatccaGAGCTTTTGAGGCCCGTAAGCACCAATGGTTTGTTTGATGAGAAGCAGAATACAAATACGTTCCATACTAGGAGAAACAGAAGAGATAGGCCAGTGGGTGACACGCCCAGTATACGGCGTGCTCCGAATCCTGACGATCCTGTAATCTCGGCTTTGTTCGGAGAAGCACCAACTAGAGGAACggcagcaccagcagcaccagcagcaacGGATTATCTACCTGGAAGAACAGATAGAGATGAGTTTCTTCCGGGCAAATTCCCATCGCCAACCAGGCCCATGAGTAATAGACAAACAGGTCGCGAGGATGAATTCGCACCACAAGCCCAACGCGTTCACGATTACACCCCGGAATACGTTAGCATACTGGACAAGTTGAGCTTGAATAGCAAGGCTTTACGGGACTTAAAACTCGATGTccaacagaaacagaaatacGGCATGGAAAGAGAAACAGAACTAAAAGATAAGTACCTCCAAATTAGGCAAGAGCTAATACAGGAACTCAAACAGTCCAAAATGATATATGACAATTACTGTAAACTCTACTTCAAGTACAAAGAACTCAAAAAGAGGCCATTGATGCCAAACCAGCCTCTAGTGTCCAACACGTCCATGCTGGAAAAAATCAGATCACTAGAGTCGAAGGTCGTGGACTTGTCCATCGAAAATGACAGACTCGAAAAGGAGGCCGAACAACAGCGATTATCCTTCGAATTGAAGCAGCAAGAACTACAGAACAAATTCGAGGTTGAAAGACTCGTCTACGAGAGAAGAATCCAAGAACTACAGGACAAAGTACATGAAATGAGCACTGGCATTGCTGTTGGTACCGATATTGGCACTGGAACCGGCGCTagtaacaacaacaacgacaaTAGCTTCTACAGAAACCATCTCCATACCTCTAGTACTACAGCAACCACAGCAACTCCGCTCTCTGACAGCACCGCATCCCCATATAAAGAATACAACAACACCATCGACACGCAGTTCCTAAGAAATCTTGTCAAGTGA
- the CLN2 gene encoding cyclin CLN1 → MDHATNHVDGSSSLGLIVTAKQTYYPIELSNAELLAHYETVQDYHQEISMNCITQSCRLKPDAKLIDQQPELDPRKTRHYVVNFFFELALKTRVTNGIFYQSVRLYDRYCSKRIVLREQVKLVVATCLWLAAKTWGGCNHIINNVSVPTGGRFYGPNPRARIPRLSELIHLCNDSQTFDESMFTQMERHILNTLGWEIYEPMINDYILNADENCSIQYELYKRQLEHNRKWLNNKDKDSSANKESDSTDEEQELGCEADEEDDDLTQKIQLINVKKFLIDLTSWQYVLLKFEQFEITHGMFQLINKFTNQELGPLLQTPIPAAATSDKIVDIYIDAILDCPEQLWEHYKEFDGVAQFIGAIKDYQRQLEYLSQQKQMQYSTPTRIYQVPSAQQNFPSPPYSQQNFSPSSSRKVSTQSDNSLFSTYATSNSSPLTPQLHSFTHNKLTPSSANSNSQLSLHSTNTSINRTYEDKENIDPASMATCHKVNSYIVPPRAKFVGQSSSVFSSGGSISNGNSNRSSLISLSLGNTVV, encoded by the coding sequence atGGATCACGCTACTAATCACGTAGACGGATCGTCGTCATTGGGTCTCATTGTGACTGCTAAGCAAACATACTATCCAATTGAATTGTCCAATGCAGAGCTCTTGGCCCATTACGAAACAGTTCAGGATTACCACCAAGAGATATCGATGAATTGCATCACGCAATCGTGTAGGCTAAAACCCGATGCAAAGCTCATCGACCAACAGCCTGAGTTGGATCCAAGAAAGACCAGACACTATGTGGTCAACTTTTTCTTCGAGCTCGCGTTGAAGACAAGAGTCACGAACGGAATATTCTACCAGTCGGTAAGGCTTTACGACCGCTACTGTTCGAAACGTATCGTGTTGAGAGAGCAAGTGAAACTTGTCGTCGCAACCTGTCTATGGCTTGCTGCCAAAACTTGGGGTGGCTGCAACCACATAATCAACAACGTCAGTGTTCCAACAGGCGGTAGATTCTATGGGCCAAACCCTAGAGCAAGGATACCTAGATTATCCGAGCTGATCCATCTTTGTAATGACTCGCAGACCTTCGACGAATCCATGTTCACCCAAATGGAAAGACACATTCTAAACACGTTAGGGTGGGAAATTTACGAACCAATGATCAACGACTATATATTAAATGCTGATGAGAACTGCTCCATTCAGTACGAACTCTATAAGAGACAATTAGAACACAACCGCAAATGGTTGAACAACAAAGACAAGGACTCATCGGCTAATAAGGAGTCGGATTCCACAGATGAAGAACAGGAACTCGGATGCGAAGcagacgaagaagatgacgacTTGACTCAAAAGATCCAATTAATCAACGTGAAGAAATTCTTGATCGATCTAACAAGTTGGCAATACGTCTTGCTCAAGTTTGAACAATTCGAAATCACTCACGGAATGTTCCAATTGATCAATAAATTTACTAATCAAGAGCTGGGCCCTCTTCTGCAGACTCCAATCCCAGCTGCTGCTACAAGTGATAAGATTGTCGATATTTATATCGACGCCATACTAGATTGTCCCGAGCAACTTTGGGAACACTATAAAGAATTTGACGGTGTAGCTCAATTCATTGGAGCCATTAAGGATTATCAAAGACAATTGGAGTATTTGTCtcaacagaaacaaatgCAATACTCCACACCAACGAGAATATACCAAGTTCCTTCTGCTCAGCAGAACTTCCCTTCCCCACCATATTCTCAACAAAACTTTtcaccatcttcttcaaggaAGGTGTCAACACAGTCGGATAATAGCCTATTCAGCACATACGCTACATCGAACTCGTCGCCTTTGACACCTCAATTGCATTCTTTCACGCATAACAAGCTCACACCGAGCTCAGCAAATAGTAACTCGCAGCTAAGTCTGCATTCAACAAACACAAGTATCAACCGAACTTACGAAGACAAGGAGAACATCGATCCGGCATCAATGGCCACTTGTCATAAAGTGAACTCGTACATTGTCCCTCCAAGAGCAAAATTCGTGGGACAATCTTCGTCCGTATTTTCTAGTGGAGGGTCCATCTCAAACGGCAACAGCAACCGCTCCTCTCTAATATCATTATCTTTGGGCAACACAGTGGTATGA
- the ROT1 gene encoding Rot1p, producing the protein MRFLILLSIFAVAIRGQDDKLEGTWSSKSNQVFTGPGFYDPVEELLIEPALPGISYSFTADGHFEEALYQVSGNPQDPGCPVAVLIYQHGTYEVLQNGSLVLTPFEVDGRQLLSQPCDDKGISTYTRYSQKEVFKSYLVQIDEYYGKQSLQLYGSDGSPLQPLYLAYKPPMMLPTITLNPTDGSEAAPTGKSKRDTIQQVKRSIENRHKTNAVKKTAPNVEKYWWGSVALIGVGTIAFFLS; encoded by the coding sequence ATGCGCTTCCTAATACTTCTTTCGATCTTCGCCGTTGCCATCAGAGGCCAGGATGACAAGCTAGAGGGTACATGGTCATCAAAGTCTAACCAAGTTTTCACTGGTCCAGGATTTTATGATCCTGTCGAGGAACTCTTAATAGAACCGGCATTACCTGGGATCTCATATTCATTTACTGCGGATGGTCACTTTGAAGAGGCGTTGTACCAGGTTTCTGGAAACCCTCAAGACCCTGGTTGCCCGGTAGCTGTTTTAATCTACCAGCATGGTACTTATGAAGTATTACAGAACGGTTCTTTGGTTTTAACACCTTTTGAGGTGGACGGAAGACAACTTCTCAGCCAGCCTTGCGATGATAAAGGTATATCTACATACACCCGTTACAGCCAAAAAGAAGTGTTCAAGAGCTACCTGGTCCAAATAGACGAATACTATGGCAAGCAGTCTCTACAACTATACGGGAGTGACGGTAGTCCACTACAACCTTTGTATTTGGCTTATAAGCCACCAATGATGCTTCCTACCATAACATTGAATCCAACAGACGGATCTGAAGCAGCGCCAACCGGGAAATCAAAGAGAGACACTATACAACAGGTAAAAAGAAGTATTGAAAACAGACACAAAACTAATGCCGTAAAAAAGACCGCTCCTAACGTAGAGAAGTACTGGTGGGGATCAGTGGCTCTAATTGGTGTTGGAACAATCGCCTTCTTCCTGTCTTAG